The window TTATGTTCAATTTTACGATGAGACATGAGCTTGGCCTTGGACTTGAAAACTCTGTAACAGTCCTCACAAGTGAATTCAGGTGGGTTTTCAGAGTGTTCTGTCTGAACATGGCTGTCCAGTGCCATCTGTGTGCGAAAGCTCTTCGGGCAAGCAACACATGAATAAGGTTTATCTGCTGTATTACTGTCATCTTCTTCCATGTGAGCAACTTTTAGATGAACCTCAAGCATACTTTCTTTCCTGAAAGTCTTATTGCAAAGTTCACACTTATAATGTTCTCTTGAATGCACTAAAGAATGTTCTTGAAGGGCATCTGCATTTTCGAATTCACCACCACATACTTCACATCTATGCTTTTTGTAAGGTTCATAATGATACTTGAGGTGTTCAAAAAATTTCAGCTGGCTatcaaaaccttttaaacagattTCACAATTAAATGGCTTTGGTTTAGTCAGGGTGTGAGTTTGTTTATGAGCATTAAATTGCTGCTGGTTTGTGAACTGCTCATCACAAAATTGACATTTATAACACTTGatgtgtttttttgtggtttttaactTCTTAGGAATACGCTTCTTATGTGGTAATGACTTTTTCCCATCTGTGGTATAGTTCCCACTGTCATCTGGATCATCATCATTTGAATCCATTTCTTCCTCCATGTGATCTTCATCCTCTAGAACTTCTTcaacaggttcttcttcctcaAAATCAGGACCTATGACCATCTCTTCTGCTTTCACAAGCTGTGGAGGTAAATGAGAAACAAtgtcttcttcttttatattctgaGTAACGTATTCCAAGTACTCCTGCCTGCGACGGATTGGTCGGCCACTGCGGGACACAAGTGGTATAAGAGGTGGtgtctgttgttgctgttgcaaaCCAGCATCATTTTTGTTCATACAGTTTTGGTCATCAATCTTTTTAACATGCTCCTGAAactgtttttgttgatgttggattaatctctgctgctgctgttctggTTGTTGCTGCATTTGCCTTTGCTGAGGGTGCTGAAACTGAAGAGATTTCTGTTGCTGCTGAAGTCTGAGGGGAAGCTGTCCTTGCCTTTGCTGGTTATGTTGTTCtgtatgctgctgctgctgaattTGCCTTGGGAGCTGCTGCGTCTGAAGCTGCCTTTGCTGCTGCACCTGAAGTATCTGTCGCTTCTGATGCTCTAATTTTGCAGGTTTCCGATAGTCATGTAAAGTTTGAGGTAGTCCTTCATGTTCTAACTGAACAAGGTTGGCAGTCGTAACATCTTGCAATACATGATCAGATTGATCTTGATCAGttaactgctgctgctgctgttcttgttgctgaaGGAAATCTGAGTATGCTCTTTCCAACAACTGAGCTTTTGGTGTCTGGTGTTCGTGACGTACATGATGTACACTGGACGCTGAGACTGGAGCTGTTGTTGTTGGATTAATGACATCAAAGTAAAGCTCTAGAGGTGCAGAGACTGCTGCACTTTTTATAGCTGCATCATTCATTTCCACAAATGCAACATTATCAACAGAAACAAGTGCATCT of the Macrobrachium rosenbergii isolate ZJJX-2024 chromosome 16, ASM4041242v1, whole genome shotgun sequence genome contains:
- the LOC136847448 gene encoding uncharacterized protein, yielding MSEGEDSGILGGNGPLEMNVVSLPKMDTAQLEQLGLNGPASALGATSITSLGTSQHYVSTTLAGTQALLESVVTQGTRTPLTSVAGNSAVTFSTSGNNSQDSYSSLEYVTQMPLPDDQQGKFPDALVSVDNVAFVEMNDAAIKSAAVSAPLELYFDVINPTTTAPVSASSVHHVRHEHQTPKAQLLERAYSDFLQQQEQQQQQLTDQDQSDHVLQDVTTANLVQLEHEGLPQTLHDYRKPAKLEHQKRQILQVQQQRQLQTQQLPRQIQQQQHTEQHNQQRQGQLPLRLQQQQKSLQFQHPQQRQMQQQPEQQQQRLIQHQQKQFQEHVKKIDDQNCMNKNDAGLQQQQQTPPLIPLVSRSGRPIRRRQEYLEYVTQNIKEEDIVSHLPPQLVKAEEMVIGPDFEEEEPVEEVLEDEDHMEEEMDSNDDDPDDSGNYTTDGKKSLPHKKRIPKKLKTTKKHIKCYKCQFCDEQFTNQQQFNAHKQTHTLTKPKPFNCEICLKGFDSQLKFFEHLKYHYEPYKKHRCEVCGGEFENADALQEHSLVHSREHYKCELCNKTFRKESMLEVHLKVAHMEEDDSNTADKPYSCVACPKSFRTQMALDSHVQTEHSENPPEFTCEDCYRVFKSKAKLMSHRKIEHKEGNSQNKGAPKKKMKVGKTAKGGYACTWCTRVFTHKNSLVYHMRGHTGERPHQCEQCGKAFYAASALKVHLRLHSGEKPYKCDHCGKFFRQWGDLRYHTTSVHSDARQFQCEYCGKDFKRKYCLVVHRRIHTGEKNYKCERCGKAFRAASYLQNHKRIHTGDRPHPCPDCGKPFRARSDMKRHRQTHQRDGSSSAVSQLNTQSPSPASHTQVEPQLIIADQVPVPGSNDQPIRIMVSGINAQQVAAAVHPPPAHRQSQVTGPVSGNIATLTAGPVSPGGTTTLTPEVIIMDETTNQPINLNIIPRMLAQETVTSSSHASHIHVTADDEYLGNSSRNALEVRGEDGNSVYVWHGVFTA